A part of Micromonospora chersina genomic DNA contains:
- a CDS encoding roadblock/LC7 domain-containing protein has protein sequence MTTLSQEARDLSWLVNAFAERVPGVAHAVVVSSDGLLVAISAHLPRDHADKLAAVTSGLMSITAGAAQMFDGDVVKQTVVEMGRGYFLVMQIRDGSILATLAGADADIGVVGYEMARLAKQAGEMLTPALRAELQQALPR, from the coding sequence GTGACGACGTTGAGCCAGGAGGCACGGGACCTGAGCTGGCTGGTGAACGCGTTCGCGGAGCGGGTGCCCGGGGTGGCGCACGCCGTGGTGGTCTCCTCCGACGGGCTGCTCGTGGCGATCTCCGCGCACCTGCCCCGCGACCACGCGGACAAGCTGGCCGCGGTGACCTCGGGGCTGATGAGCATCACGGCCGGCGCGGCGCAGATGTTCGACGGCGACGTCGTGAAGCAGACAGTTGTCGAGATGGGCCGGGGCTACTTCCTGGTCATGCAGATCCGGGACGGCTCGATCCTGGCCACGCTGGCCGGGGCCGACGCCGACATCGGCGTGGTCGGCTACGAGATGGCGCGGCTGGCCAAGCAGGCCGGCGAGATGCTCACCCCGGCGCTGCGGGCGGAACTCCAGCAGGCCCTGCCCCGCTGA